Proteins co-encoded in one Flavobacterium fluviale genomic window:
- a CDS encoding glycoside hydrolase family protein, which yields MKLKYLILTISALAITSCATKYKKREITETVMQEIYEEIKTPYKYGLVMVPTDNSYKMDCPSVFRKDGKWYMTYLIYDGRGYETWLAESDNLLDWKYLGKVMSFSENEKHWDVNQKAGYISLQDPTWGGSYEWEKYDDKYWMSYFGGDSKGYEAGVLSIGMAYTKEAPTKPHEFQRLENPVLTPKDKDAKWWDNSTMYKNSVIRDKDKLTGHNFIMYYNARGDSINPAKGAERIAMAVSNDMKHWERYGDKPLINHHKGISGDAYIQRINDTWVMFYFGAFWTGWNQGAFNRFAVSNDLVNWTDWKGDDLVKSSEPYDDLFAHKSFVVKHDGVVYHFYCAVNKAEQRGIAIATSKDLGKSKLNFVAPPEKKKKN from the coding sequence ATGAAACTTAAATACCTAATTCTAACTATTTCAGCACTTGCCATAACCAGCTGTGCAACCAAGTACAAGAAAAGAGAAATTACAGAAACCGTAATGCAGGAGATTTACGAAGAAATCAAAACGCCTTATAAATACGGTTTGGTAATGGTTCCAACAGACAACTCTTATAAAATGGATTGCCCGAGTGTATTCAGAAAAGACGGAAAATGGTATATGACGTATTTAATTTACGATGGAAGAGGTTACGAAACCTGGCTTGCAGAAAGTGATAATCTTTTGGACTGGAAATATTTAGGAAAAGTAATGTCTTTCTCAGAAAACGAAAAACATTGGGATGTCAACCAAAAAGCAGGATATATTTCATTACAAGATCCAACGTGGGGTGGAAGTTATGAATGGGAAAAATACGATGACAAATACTGGATGAGTTATTTTGGCGGAGACAGCAAAGGGTATGAAGCAGGCGTTTTATCAATCGGAATGGCGTATACGAAAGAAGCGCCGACAAAACCACACGAATTTCAAAGATTAGAAAATCCGGTTTTAACGCCAAAAGATAAAGATGCAAAATGGTGGGATAATAGCACCATGTACAAAAACAGTGTGATTCGTGATAAAGATAAACTGACAGGACACAATTTTATCATGTATTATAATGCCCGTGGCGACAGTATAAATCCTGCTAAAGGTGCAGAACGTATTGCCATGGCTGTATCAAACGACATGAAACATTGGGAGCGTTATGGCGATAAACCATTGATCAATCATCATAAAGGAATTTCAGGAGATGCTTATATTCAGCGAATTAATGATACTTGGGTGATGTTCTATTTTGGAGCTTTTTGGACGGGTTGGAACCAAGGTGCATTTAACCGTTTTGCAGTTTCAAATGATTTAGTAAACTGGACCGACTGGAAAGGGGATGATTTGGTTAAATCTTCTGAACCTTATGACGATTTGTTTGCGCATAAATCATTTGTGGTAAAACATGATGGCGTTGTGTATCATTTTTACTGTGCAGTTAACAAAGCAGAACAAAGAGGAATTGCAATAGCAACTTCTAAAGATTTAGGAAAAAGCAAATTGAATTTTGTGGCACCGCCGGAGAAAAAGAAGAAGAATTAA
- a CDS encoding glycoside hydrolase family protein — protein MFSKNTKYNFKLKTAFLMLLTFCIQTTAQNTAWKPASFEIVKSNYKTFKTIQYAHVFSGSKHNIVRLAPELQGLTGVELPLEKYKNGTNSPLQLKFKEPVTVLVGVFQEDDNEQYFQFKDNKDAKLIIKNGVTITGLPPVDVYAMSFLKGSYNLKSKGLFVFLGVIKSTENLELKDAKLPDGKLWNPTFIVEGFSDEKPLFEIIGGENKPVIDEGMSGTEGIQGGFEGGRVVKVGDTYHMFPTERAGEKGVDYYYDRVKTRIGHWTSKDAITWKRESTIYQASGTYAVTEDDNPMNDRRAAIWSYMPVFNEKANKWYGYYLAYTVSKEIEPNHSFGRIWRCESTVDGINGIGGPYKDMGIIMEPGLDSQPWEGRQGVASFFPYKVGDKYFGFYSGAYPFNSWADYPKKSGKGWFVALAESKSLEGPWTRMNKGLEPIKTMHPQFVENPIVSQLPNGLYIAIFDGGPDGWGHHLPNMIAYSLSADGINWAEAHYFPIETKVNKWWDIMRTPLCLIPEGNDVYTIVYNAIDLKRRFHPTGMVKVKLNKDVMESKLKELKK, from the coding sequence ATGTTTTCAAAAAATACAAAATACAATTTCAAATTAAAAACAGCTTTTCTAATGCTGTTAACTTTCTGCATTCAAACCACAGCACAAAACACCGCATGGAAACCTGCTTCATTTGAAATTGTAAAATCAAACTACAAAACTTTCAAAACCATCCAATACGCGCACGTATTTTCAGGAAGCAAGCATAATATTGTTCGTTTAGCACCAGAATTACAAGGATTAACAGGCGTTGAACTTCCTTTAGAAAAATATAAAAACGGAACCAATTCTCCATTACAATTAAAGTTTAAAGAACCAGTAACTGTTTTGGTTGGTGTATTTCAGGAAGATGATAATGAGCAATATTTTCAATTTAAAGATAACAAAGATGCCAAGTTAATTATTAAAAATGGTGTGACTATAACAGGTCTTCCTCCAGTAGATGTTTATGCAATGTCCTTTTTAAAAGGATCATATAATTTAAAAAGCAAAGGATTATTTGTGTTCTTGGGAGTCATAAAAAGTACTGAAAATCTAGAACTAAAAGATGCCAAATTACCCGACGGAAAATTGTGGAATCCAACTTTCATTGTCGAAGGATTTTCAGATGAAAAACCGCTATTCGAAATTATAGGCGGAGAAAATAAACCCGTTATTGATGAAGGAATGTCTGGAACAGAAGGAATTCAGGGTGGATTTGAAGGCGGACGCGTGGTGAAAGTCGGAGATACCTATCATATGTTTCCAACCGAAAGAGCGGGAGAAAAAGGTGTTGATTATTATTATGATCGTGTAAAAACCAGAATAGGGCATTGGACAAGTAAAGATGCAATTACTTGGAAAAGAGAATCAACAATCTATCAGGCAAGCGGAACTTACGCCGTAACCGAAGATGATAACCCGATGAACGACCGTCGTGCAGCAATTTGGTCGTACATGCCTGTTTTTAACGAAAAAGCAAACAAATGGTACGGCTATTATTTGGCGTATACCGTAAGTAAAGAAATAGAACCAAATCATTCATTTGGAAGAATTTGGAGATGCGAATCAACGGTTGACGGAATCAACGGAATTGGTGGCCCTTATAAAGATATGGGAATTATTATGGAACCAGGTCTGGATTCTCAGCCATGGGAAGGCCGTCAGGGAGTTGCTTCGTTTTTTCCGTATAAAGTCGGCGATAAATATTTCGGTTTTTACAGCGGGGCGTATCCGTTTAACTCTTGGGCAGATTATCCGAAGAAATCCGGAAAAGGCTGGTTTGTGGCTTTAGCCGAATCTAAAAGTTTAGAAGGACCTTGGACAAGAATGAACAAAGGTTTGGAACCTATTAAAACCATGCATCCGCAATTTGTTGAAAATCCAATCGTAAGTCAGCTACCAAACGGTCTGTACATCGCTATTTTCGATGGAGGCCCAGACGGCTGGGGACATCATTTACCTAATATGATTGCGTATTCATTATCGGCAGACGGAATAAATTGGGCAGAGGCACATTATTTTCCGATAGAAACCAAAGTCAATAAATGGTGGGATATTATGAGAACGCCTTTATGTTTAATCCCAGAAGGAAATGATGTTTATACAATAGTGTACAATGCAATCGATTTAAAGAGAAGATTTCATCCAACAGGAATGGTCAAAGTAAAATTGAATAAAGATGTAATGGAGTCTAAATTAAAAGAATTGAAGAAATAG
- a CDS encoding alpha-L-rhamnosidase-related protein, producing MQSRFSIFRFLFFCVILFPSTFILAQEKSKEATWIWYPGDFEVWLSNKMQVRRTEREAVFPPLWQYYSPYALVTFQTEVHIPEPDEAKIFSEGPFQLLLDGLQIYGQPKSIKIPAGKHKISFKVYNQEVLPAIYINGKYVKSDASWKVTNEDKLWIDETGKAQQSGTPWVPVGSWNFNSPENKPSEFKLTTKPLSAKKTEKIGAGQLVDFGKETFGYIKIHGLKGKGKVALYYGESREEALDSAKCETLDHLSFDGKQPETYTHDGSKAFRYVQVQADAGIKYDSISMLYEYLPLDYRGAFKSSDEQLNKIWDVSAYTMHLTSREFFIDGIKRDRWVWSGDAYQSYLMNYYLFFDSASVERTLLALRGKDPVTAHVNIIMDYSLYWFVGVYDYYLHTGDTKFIKTFYPRMKSLMDFCLERRNKNGFLEPLEGDWVFIDWADGLPKTGEVSFEQMLLARSLEAMAVSAEIAGKSEDQKQYQKLGDDLKTKLFDVFWDKKENVMKHQRIDGKIQNIVTRYANMFGIFFNYFNKEQKQSVKNKVLLNKDVLQITTPYMRFYELEALCAMGEQDYVLKEMKDYWGGMLNEGATSFWEEYNPNKKGTEHLTMYGRPYGKSLCHAWGASPIYLLGKYYLGVKPLKPGYAEYEIKPNLGGLKWMEGKVPTPNAEVAIYCSTKEIKVKAGEGEGKLIFESASKPKTNSGTITELSKNKYQLIVKPNVEYKVSYRAI from the coding sequence ATGCAAAGCCGATTTTCCATTTTTAGATTTTTGTTTTTCTGTGTGATTTTATTTCCTTCGACTTTCATATTAGCACAAGAAAAATCAAAAGAAGCGACATGGATCTGGTATCCAGGCGATTTCGAAGTTTGGTTAAGCAATAAAATGCAGGTAAGACGTACAGAACGCGAAGCAGTTTTTCCACCGCTTTGGCAATATTACAGCCCGTATGCCTTGGTGACTTTTCAAACAGAAGTACATATTCCGGAACCAGACGAAGCAAAAATCTTTTCGGAAGGACCTTTTCAATTACTTTTAGATGGTTTACAGATTTACGGACAGCCAAAATCAATAAAAATTCCTGCGGGAAAACACAAAATTTCTTTTAAAGTTTACAATCAGGAAGTGTTGCCAGCTATTTATATTAATGGTAAATATGTTAAATCCGACGCTTCTTGGAAAGTAACCAATGAAGATAAACTTTGGATTGACGAAACTGGAAAAGCACAGCAATCGGGAACACCTTGGGTACCTGTTGGGTCTTGGAATTTTAATTCGCCAGAAAATAAACCTTCTGAGTTTAAACTGACGACTAAACCTTTAAGCGCAAAGAAAACAGAAAAAATAGGAGCTGGGCAGTTGGTCGATTTTGGTAAAGAAACTTTTGGTTACATTAAAATTCATGGCTTAAAAGGAAAAGGTAAAGTAGCATTGTATTATGGAGAATCTCGCGAAGAAGCGCTGGATTCTGCTAAATGTGAAACTTTAGATCATTTGTCTTTTGATGGAAAACAGCCTGAAACCTACACACATGACGGATCGAAAGCATTCCGCTATGTTCAGGTTCAAGCAGATGCAGGTATAAAATACGATTCGATTTCGATGCTTTATGAATATTTGCCATTAGACTATCGTGGTGCATTCAAATCATCGGATGAACAACTGAATAAAATTTGGGATGTGTCGGCTTATACGATGCATTTAACCTCTCGTGAATTTTTTATCGACGGAATTAAACGTGATCGTTGGGTTTGGTCTGGCGACGCTTATCAAAGTTATTTAATGAATTACTATTTATTCTTTGATTCGGCTTCTGTAGAACGAACGCTCTTAGCACTTCGTGGAAAAGATCCTGTAACGGCTCACGTAAATATCATAATGGATTATTCGCTGTATTGGTTTGTGGGTGTTTACGATTACTACTTACATACAGGCGATACGAAATTTATCAAAACTTTTTATCCAAGAATGAAATCACTTATGGATTTCTGTTTGGAAAGAAGAAATAAAAATGGATTCCTTGAACCATTAGAAGGCGATTGGGTTTTTATTGATTGGGCAGACGGATTGCCAAAAACGGGCGAGGTTAGTTTTGAGCAAATGCTTTTGGCTAGAAGTCTTGAAGCCATGGCGGTAAGTGCTGAAATTGCTGGTAAAAGTGAAGACCAAAAACAATATCAAAAATTAGGAGATGATTTGAAAACCAAATTATTTGATGTGTTTTGGGATAAAAAAGAAAACGTGATGAAACACCAGCGTATCGATGGTAAAATCCAAAATATTGTAACCAGATATGCTAATATGTTCGGTATTTTTTTCAATTATTTTAATAAAGAACAAAAACAAAGCGTAAAAAATAAGGTGTTGCTTAATAAAGATGTTCTTCAAATTACAACTCCATACATGCGTTTTTACGAGTTGGAAGCATTGTGCGCAATGGGCGAGCAGGATTATGTTTTAAAAGAAATGAAAGATTATTGGGGCGGAATGCTGAATGAGGGCGCGACATCTTTCTGGGAAGAATACAATCCAAACAAAAAAGGCACAGAGCATTTAACGATGTACGGTCGTCCTTACGGAAAAAGCCTTTGTCATGCTTGGGGAGCAAGTCCGATTTATTTATTAGGGAAATATTATTTGGGTGTAAAACCTTTAAAACCGGGTTATGCTGAATATGAAATCAAACCAAATCTCGGAGGTTTAAAATGGATGGAAGGAAAAGTTCCAACACCAAACGCAGAAGTTGCCATCTATTGCAGTACCAAAGAAATTAAAGTGAAAGCAGGCGAAGGAGAAGGAAAATTAATTTTTGAAAGTGCCAGCAAACCCAAAACAAATTCAGGAACAATTACAGAATTATCGAAAAATAAATATCAGTTGATTGTAAAACCGAATGTGGAGTATAAAGTGAGTTATAGGGCTATTTAA
- a CDS encoding AraC family transcriptional regulator, with product MAQEHGYRIDPLIPVIGYTEMVTNEMCISHSHPRGQLIYATRGVMNVVVGNHIWVVNPLQGLWLPGGVEHQVTFQKDVNYYSVFIDPSAMEGLPTNSFSFDIPMFLKQLVFKIISFGIEGNLTPPQKRIISVFLDELALIEPSATFLPTTNHERLQKVVELLMDDIASKNTIEHYAELSFMSTRTLSRLFIKELGMNFSDWRTRLKLLEAIKRLGEKQSIKEIAFNLGYETTSAFIYMFKKHLGKTPSNYILEDENESDRMIA from the coding sequence ATGGCACAGGAGCATGGATACAGAATTGATCCATTGATTCCTGTTATTGGCTATACCGAAATGGTAACCAACGAAATGTGTATATCGCACTCGCACCCAAGAGGACAGTTGATCTATGCCACGCGTGGCGTAATGAACGTTGTCGTGGGCAATCACATTTGGGTGGTAAATCCGTTGCAGGGCTTGTGGCTTCCGGGCGGAGTAGAGCATCAGGTTACTTTTCAGAAAGACGTTAATTATTACAGCGTTTTTATCGATCCGTCTGCAATGGAAGGATTGCCAACAAATAGTTTCTCTTTTGATATTCCGATGTTTTTAAAACAGTTGGTTTTTAAAATCATTTCTTTTGGAATAGAAGGAAATCTCACTCCGCCACAAAAAAGAATCATTTCTGTTTTCTTGGATGAATTGGCTTTAATTGAGCCAAGTGCAACCTTTCTGCCAACAACGAATCACGAAAGATTGCAAAAAGTAGTCGAACTTTTAATGGATGATATAGCCAGTAAAAATACGATAGAGCATTACGCCGAACTTTCCTTTATGAGCACCAGAACTTTATCCCGACTATTTATTAAAGAATTGGGAATGAATTTCAGCGATTGGCGCACGCGTTTAAAATTACTGGAAGCCATAAAACGTTTGGGCGAAAAACAATCTATAAAAGAAATTGCCTTCAATTTGGGGTATGAAACTACCAGCGCTTTTATTTATATGTTTAAAAAGCATTTGGGCAAAACGCCTTCTAATTATATTTTAGAAGATGAAAATGAATCTGATAGGATGATTGCTTAG
- a CDS encoding MFS transporter: MDTIKANPEIVKKTTYSILFIISFSHLINDLLQAVVPSIYPLLKDNFSLNFTQIGIITLTYQMVASILQPFVGMYTDKNSKPYSLIVGMCFTMVGLFFVSIASSFINLLLSVSLIGIGSSIFHPESSRVAHLASGGKRGLAQSIFQLGGNAGSAIGPLLAAFIVIPHGQSYIAWFCIIALVGIFALYKIAIWYTAHLSERMANKSAHQIETHHLSKNRVIASLIILLVLIFSKYFYMSSITSYYTFFLIDKFHITIQQSQVYLFLFSGAVAAGTLIGGPIGDRYGRKYVIWVSILGVAPFTLMLPYVSLFWVGTLSVIIGLILSSAFSAILVYATELLPGKVGLVAGLFFGFAFGMGGLGSAILGKIADATSIEYVFKICAFLPLIGVITGFLPNLEKRKKVE; this comes from the coding sequence ATGGACACTATTAAAGCAAACCCCGAAATAGTTAAAAAAACCACCTACTCGATCTTATTTATTATAAGTTTTTCGCATCTGATCAATGATCTTTTACAGGCTGTAGTGCCTTCGATTTATCCGCTTTTAAAAGACAATTTTAGTTTAAATTTTACTCAAATTGGTATTATTACTTTGACTTACCAAATGGTAGCGTCTATTTTACAGCCGTTTGTGGGAATGTATACCGATAAAAACTCAAAACCTTATTCGCTGATTGTTGGAATGTGTTTTACCATGGTTGGACTTTTCTTTGTTTCGATCGCTTCGAGTTTTATCAACTTATTATTATCAGTAAGTTTAATCGGAATTGGATCTTCAATTTTCCATCCTGAATCTTCACGTGTGGCGCATTTGGCTTCGGGTGGCAAAAGAGGTTTAGCGCAGTCTATTTTTCAATTGGGAGGAAATGCAGGAAGTGCTATCGGACCTTTATTAGCCGCTTTTATTGTTATTCCGCACGGACAATCTTATATCGCGTGGTTTTGTATTATTGCTTTAGTTGGAATTTTTGCTTTGTATAAAATTGCGATTTGGTACACGGCACATTTATCTGAAAGAATGGCTAATAAATCGGCACATCAAATCGAAACGCATCATTTATCTAAAAACAGAGTAATTGCTTCACTGATTATTTTATTGGTTTTGATTTTTTCTAAGTATTTCTACATGAGTAGTATTACGAGTTATTATACTTTCTTCTTGATAGATAAATTTCACATAACAATTCAGCAGTCACAAGTATATTTATTCTTATTCTCGGGCGCTGTTGCTGCAGGAACTTTAATCGGCGGACCAATTGGAGACCGATACGGGAGAAAATACGTAATTTGGGTTTCTATTTTGGGTGTTGCTCCTTTTACCTTGATGTTACCTTATGTTTCTTTATTTTGGGTAGGAACTTTATCTGTAATCATCGGATTAATTCTTTCTTCTGCATTCTCTGCAATTTTAGTTTATGCAACTGAATTACTGCCCGGAAAAGTCGGACTTGTTGCGGGTCTTTTCTTCGGATTTGCTTTTGGAATGGGCGGTTTAGGTTCTGCTATTTTAGGAAAAATTGCCGATGCTACAAGTATTGAATATGTATTTAAAATTTGTGCGTTCCTGCCTTTGATTGGGGTTATTACTGGATTTTTGCCTAATTTGGAGAAGAGAAAGAAGGTTGAGTAA
- a CDS encoding SymE family type I addiction module toxin, which translates to MKQSAKRRLKIQPKHIARSYNRYVIFPEIRLCGKWLQKIGFNYGNFVTIEHQQNKIIITTNNEIETK; encoded by the coding sequence ATGAAACAATCAGCGAAAAGAAGATTAAAAATCCAGCCAAAACATATCGCAAGATCATATAATCGTTATGTCATATTTCCTGAAATACGCCTTTGCGGAAAATGGCTTCAGAAAATCGGTTTTAACTACGGGAATTTCGTAACGATTGAACATCAGCAAAATAAAATCATTATTACAACCAATAATGAAATTGAAACGAAATAA
- a CDS encoding helix-turn-helix transcriptional regulator, translating to MSKLKLNRIKVVLVENNRTSKELANHLGKTVSTVSRWCTNEAQPSIETLYEIAKYLKVDIRELLVSTATK from the coding sequence GTGTCGAAACTTAAATTAAATAGAATAAAAGTTGTTTTAGTTGAAAACAATCGAACTAGCAAGGAGTTAGCTAATCATTTAGGTAAAACGGTATCGACTGTTTCCCGTTGGTGTACAAATGAAGCTCAACCTTCTATTGAAACACTTTATGAGATTGCTAAATATTTGAAGGTTGATATTCGGGAGTTGTTGGTTTCTACTGCTACTAAATAA
- a CDS encoding sodium:solute symporter gives MNSIYDKLTTLDFIIVAVYLVTLLVIGYVVSVKQSKKNETLFLASNSLNWYSIGFNMWGTNVGPSSLLAFASIGYATGIVAGNFEWYAFVFLLLLAMVFAPRYIASKVSTMPEYMGKRYGDSTQNILAWYALVKILVSWLSLGLFSGGVLVRQILGIPMWQSVTVLVIFSGIFTFAGGLKAIAKVNVFQMILLIVVSLTLSYLGLQKLGGIDVLIAKTPSNFWNLIRPSDDAHYPWPAILLGYPVAAVAFFCTDQSMVQSVLGAKNLEQGQLGVNFIGWLKVMALPLFILPGILCYALYPELGSNSDLAYMTMVTNLFPSGMNGLVICVMIAVLVGTIGSSLNALSTVFTNDIYVKKINPTATIKDQIKIGRLTIAAGCVFAIVIAVAIDNIKGQNLFNIFQAVLGFLAPSLSVVFLLSVFWKRTTKKAVNATLSWGSAFSLFVGVLYLWIFPADKYPAWPHFLLISFYIFAVLLITAVIISLTDKNPEVNVSNETDIPKTSKKVKLLFGLLGLVILVLYLVFNGN, from the coding sequence ATGAACAGTATCTACGATAAATTAACAACGCTCGATTTTATAATTGTAGCCGTTTATTTGGTGACTTTATTAGTCATTGGTTATGTGGTAAGCGTGAAGCAGAGCAAGAAAAACGAAACACTTTTTTTGGCATCCAATTCATTAAACTGGTACAGCATCGGGTTTAATATGTGGGGAACCAATGTTGGGCCTTCGTCCTTATTGGCTTTTGCAAGTATTGGTTACGCTACGGGAATTGTGGCTGGAAATTTTGAATGGTATGCTTTTGTGTTTTTACTGCTTTTGGCGATGGTTTTTGCGCCAAGATATATTGCGAGTAAAGTGAGCACCATGCCCGAATATATGGGAAAACGTTACGGCGACAGTACGCAGAATATTCTAGCTTGGTACGCTTTAGTAAAAATATTAGTAAGCTGGCTGTCTTTAGGATTATTCAGCGGAGGCGTTTTAGTGCGTCAGATTTTAGGGATTCCGATGTGGCAGAGTGTTACGGTTTTAGTGATTTTCTCTGGAATATTTACGTTTGCCGGAGGATTAAAAGCAATTGCTAAAGTCAACGTCTTTCAGATGATTCTGTTGATTGTAGTTTCGCTGACACTTTCTTATTTAGGTCTGCAAAAACTAGGAGGAATCGATGTTTTAATTGCAAAAACACCTTCTAATTTCTGGAATTTAATCCGACCTTCAGATGATGCGCATTATCCATGGCCGGCTATTTTATTAGGTTATCCTGTTGCTGCAGTTGCTTTTTTCTGTACCGATCAATCGATGGTACAGAGTGTTTTGGGAGCTAAAAACTTAGAGCAGGGGCAATTGGGCGTAAACTTTATTGGCTGGTTAAAAGTAATGGCACTGCCGTTGTTTATTCTTCCCGGAATTTTGTGTTATGCTTTATATCCAGAGTTAGGAAGCAATTCCGATTTGGCCTATATGACAATGGTTACGAATCTCTTTCCAAGCGGAATGAACGGTTTGGTAATCTGTGTAATGATTGCGGTTTTGGTAGGAACAATAGGTTCTTCGCTAAACGCTTTGAGTACCGTTTTTACGAATGACATTTATGTGAAAAAAATCAACCCAACGGCGACTATCAAAGATCAAATTAAAATTGGACGTTTAACGATTGCAGCTGGTTGTGTTTTTGCGATTGTGATTGCTGTTGCGATTGACAATATCAAAGGACAAAATTTATTCAATATTTTTCAGGCGGTTCTAGGTTTCTTGGCGCCATCTTTATCGGTTGTGTTTTTGCTGAGTGTTTTCTGGAAACGCACTACAAAAAAAGCCGTAAATGCAACACTTTCTTGGGGTTCTGCCTTTAGTTTATTTGTTGGGGTTTTATACTTATGGATTTTTCCTGCCGATAAATATCCAGCCTGGCCTCACTTTTTATTGATTTCGTTTTACATTTTTGCTGTGCTTTTAATTACAGCAGTGATTATTTCTTTAACCGATAAAAATCCTGAAGTTAATGTTTCAAATGAAACGGATATTCCTAAAACTAGTAAAAAGGTAAAGCTTTTGTTTGGTTTGTTGGGATTGGTGATTTTGGTTTTGTATTTGGTTTTTAATGGGAATTAA
- a CDS encoding Gfo/Idh/MocA family protein, producing the protein MLKIAILGLGEGRSTMSAAIESSKLELVKICDRNEDLCKQRAKEFDFHSYTTNYEDLLNDASIDIIAIYTPDHLHAQHVKQALLHGKHVVCTKPFIDDLSDAKELLELSEKTGKKVFIGQSSRFFEPAKRQRADYEAGLIGDLITIEAQYHADHRWFLKKEWSLLQSFKWLYGGLSHPVDFIRWYLPNIQEVMGYGMISSNGQSAGLKNEDTMHFIFKATDGRIARVSGVYTSPTQPAQRDSGMSTVLRATEGASQADYHELRYAVTDKTGEEKVITWGDSTIKYYFRFEGQSHHGGEYQNYLEYFVDSIEQGFEAYPNMEEGIGTVALLQAMDKSLQTGMPVKIADILNEYGL; encoded by the coding sequence ATGTTAAAAATAGCCATTCTAGGACTTGGAGAAGGACGAAGCACCATGTCGGCCGCTATAGAAAGTTCAAAATTAGAGCTTGTGAAAATATGCGACAGAAACGAAGACTTGTGCAAGCAGCGCGCAAAAGAATTCGATTTTCATTCGTACACCACCAATTACGAAGATTTATTAAACGATGCTTCAATTGATATAATTGCGATTTACACTCCGGATCATTTGCATGCACAACACGTAAAACAAGCTTTGTTACACGGAAAACATGTTGTTTGTACAAAACCTTTTATCGATGATCTTTCGGATGCTAAAGAGCTATTAGAATTAAGCGAAAAAACCGGAAAAAAAGTTTTCATTGGTCAAAGTTCTCGTTTCTTTGAACCAGCCAAAAGACAAAGAGCCGATTACGAAGCGGGTTTAATAGGAGATTTAATTACCATTGAAGCCCAATATCATGCTGATCACAGATGGTTTTTAAAGAAAGAATGGTCGCTTTTACAATCGTTTAAATGGCTGTACGGAGGTTTGAGCCATCCTGTAGATTTCATCAGATGGTATCTGCCAAACATTCAGGAAGTAATGGGTTACGGAATGATCAGTAGTAACGGACAATCAGCAGGATTGAAAAATGAAGACACGATGCACTTTATCTTCAAGGCAACCGATGGAAGAATTGCCCGAGTAAGTGGCGTTTACACTTCGCCAACTCAGCCAGCGCAACGCGACAGCGGAATGAGTACGGTTTTAAGAGCAACAGAAGGAGCAAGTCAGGCCGATTATCACGAATTGCGTTATGCCGTTACTGACAAAACGGGAGAAGAAAAAGTAATTACCTGGGGTGACAGCACGATAAAATATTATTTCCGTTTTGAAGGACAAAGTCATCACGGCGGTGAATATCAGAATTATTTAGAATATTTTGTGGACAGCATCGAGCAGGGTTTTGAAGCTTATCCAAATATGGAAGAAGGAATTGGAACTGTGGCTTTATTGCAGGCAATGGACAAATCTCTGCAAACTGGAATGCCGGTTAAAATTGCCGATATTCTTAACGAATACGGACTATGA